In the genome of Populus alba chromosome 11, ASM523922v2, whole genome shotgun sequence, one region contains:
- the LOC118058646 gene encoding (-)-germacrene D synthase, with amino-acid sequence MSSHVSAAPNSIRDTIPDVTRRSANFHPSIWGDYFVCHTFNSMFDDHFEQEFYRLKEEVKEMLYATTSKLSQQLNFIDVIQRLGVSYLFESDIDQMLCDLYHQGCGDDYVHDHDLQMVALRFRLLRQQGHYVSCDVFKKFKDTEGNFKVCLANDIQGMLSLYEATHLRVYGEDILEEAHTFATTHLNSITTADMLCPPLLVKLRHALDQPIHKDLPWLGAKRYISSYEQEASHSEVLLKFAKLNFNFLQNMHQKELADITMWWKKVDLSKKLPFARDRLVECYFWILGVCFEPQYSFARIIMTKVIAMTSVMDDVYDVYGTMEELVLFTDAIERWDISNIDHLPEYMKYFYNQLLDVYKEIETGLAEQGRSYRVDYAKEAMKKQVQAYFVEARWLHENYMPTMDEYMRISLISSGYPLLTCISFVGMGDIVTKDAFEWLNKDPKIVKAASVIARLMDDIVSHKFEQERGHVASAIECYMNQHEVAEEQASDELRRQVVEAWKDINEELLIIPKDHVPIPLLTRVLNLARVMDVMYKDGDGYTNANGKVRNYITSLLIEPVQLATSSLLV; translated from the exons ATGTCTTCTCATGTTTCAGCTGCTCCAAACTCAATTCGAGATACCATACCAGATGTCACTCGACGCTCTGCAAATTTCCATCCGAGCATCTGGGGTGATTATTTTGTTTGCCACACTTTCAACTCCATG TTTGATGATCATTTTGAGCAAGAATTTTATAGGCTGAAGGAGGAGGTGAAGGAAATGCTATATGCTACTACCAGCAAGCTTTCGCAGCAACTGAACTTTATCGATGTAATCCAACGTTTGGGAGTGTCTTACCTCTTTGAAAGTGATATTGATCAAATGCTGTGTGACTTGTACCATCAAGGTTGTGGTGACGACTATGTCCATGATCATGACCTTCAAATGGTTGCTCTTCGATTTCGATTACTTAGACAGCAAGGGCACTACGTTTCATGTG atGTCTTCAAGAAGTTCAAGGATACTGAAGGGAACTTTAAGGTTTGCCTAGCTAATGATATTCAAGGAATGCTAAGCTTGTATGAAGCTACACACCTCAGGGTTTACGGAGAAGATATTCTAGAGGAAGCACATACCTTTGCTACGActcatctcaactcaataacgACAGCAGACATGTTGTGCCCTCCACTTTTGGTAAAGCTAAGACATGCCTTAGATCAACCCATCCACAAGGACCTACCATGGCTAGGAGCAAAGCGTTACATCTCTAGCTATGAGCAAGAAGCTTCACATAGTGAAGTTCTACTCAAATTTGCAAAGCTAAATTTCAACTTCCTCCAAAATATGCACCAAAAGGAACTTGCAGATATCACAAT GTGGTGGAAAAAGGTGGACCTTTCAAAGAAGCTACCATTTGCAAGAGACAGACTAGTAGAATGCTACTTCTGGATATTGGGAGTGTGCTTTGAGCCTCAATACTCTTTCGCTAGAATAATTATGACTAAAGTAATTGCCATGACATCAGTGATGGATGATGTATATGATGTATATGGTACAATGGAAGAACTTGTACTCTTCACAGATGCAATTGAGAG GTGGGATATCAGCAACATCGATCATCTCCCAGAATATATGAAGTATTTTTACAACCAACTCTTAGATGTTTACAAAGAAATTGAGACGGGGTTGGCCGAGCAAGGAAGATCATACAGGGTTGACTATGCAAAAGAAGCA ATGAAGAAACAAGTTCAAGCCTATTTTGTTGAAGCAAGATGGCTCCATGAAAATTACATGCCAACAATGGATGAGTACATGCGCATCTCATTGATTTCCTCTGGCTATCCCTTGCTCACATGCATATCTTTTGTTGGAATGGGCGATATTGTAACAAAAGATGCCTTTGAATGGCTAAACAAGGATCCTAAGATTGTTAAAGCTGCGTCCGTCATAGCCAGGCTCATGGATGACATTGTATCCCACAAG TTTGAACAAGAGAGAGGTCATGTTGCCTCAGCAATAGAGTGCTACATGAACCAGCATGAAGTTGCAGAGGAACAAGCATCTGATGAGCTACGCAGGCAAGTTGTGGAAGCATGGAAAGACATCAACGAAGAGTTGTTAATCATCCCTAAAGACCATGTCCCGATACCCCTCCTCACTCGAGTTCTCAACCTTGCCCGGGTGATGGATGTCATGTACAAAGATGGAGATGGGTACACAAATGCCAATGGAAAAGTGAGAAATTACATTACTTCATTGCTCATTGAGCCAGTGCAGCTAGCTACTTCGAGCTTATTAGTTTAA